The Neospora caninum Liverpool complete genome, chromosome X genome includes a region encoding these proteins:
- a CDS encoding putative glutaredoxin, with product MSGETSKCSDEAGEKLCSVVKSHKVVVFTKEHDPLSFEVVETLKQINPKDMHIVNIDKCDCKHAEELLKSKTGDRPGPRVFIDGKFVQDLETSLKDTDLREVLEKKCKDAGAL from the exons ATGTCGGGCGAAACCTCGAAATGCTCAGAtgaagcaggcgagaaacTCTGCTCCGTCGTCAAGAGCCACAAAGTAGTGGTTTTCACTAAAGA GCACGATCCTTTGAGCTTCGAGGTGGTTGAGACGCTCAAACAGATCAATCCGAAAGACATG CACATCGTAAACATTGACAAGTGCGACTGCAAGCACGCTGAGGAGCTTCTCAAGTCAAAAACGGGCGATCGTCCCGGCCCGCGTGTTTTCATCGACGGCAAGTTCGTTCAGGACCTA GAAACCTCTCTAAAAGATACGGATCTAAGGGAAGTCCTTGAGAAGAAATGCAAGGATGCAGGTGCTTTGTAG